The following proteins are co-located in the Streptococcus anginosus genome:
- a CDS encoding serine acetyltransferase has product MRDEKLKADKYRWGNRKFLWYLPQYRFLFLKRKCEAYRLNFRFLFYIFRFLYERYKIKYMMDIPARVRIGKGLRIEHIGNIVINPNVIIGENVTLLNGVLIGSQSRGAREGTPTIGNSVWIGTNAVVVGKINIGNNVLIAPGAFVNFDVPDNTIVLGNPGKIIPKSDATKGYIINSIYENE; this is encoded by the coding sequence ATGAGAGATGAAAAACTAAAGGCTGATAAATATAGATGGGGAAACCGAAAATTTTTATGGTACTTACCACAGTACAGATTCCTGTTTTTAAAAAGAAAATGTGAGGCATATAGATTAAATTTCCGATTTTTATTTTATATTTTTCGCTTTCTATATGAAAGATATAAAATCAAATATATGATGGATATTCCAGCAAGAGTAAGAATTGGGAAAGGCCTAAGAATTGAACATATTGGTAATATCGTTATAAATCCTAATGTAATTATTGGAGAAAATGTAACTCTGTTAAATGGTGTTTTAATTGGCTCTCAAAGTAGAGGAGCTAGGGAAGGGACTCCAACTATTGGAAATTCTGTATGGATTGGGACAAATGCTGTTGTTGTTGGTAAAATTAATATTGGAAATAATGTATTAATAGCACCCGGGGCATTTGTTAATTTTGATGTACCAGATAATACCATAGTATTAGGTAATCCTGGAAAGATAATACCAAAATCTGATGCTACAAAAGGATATATAATAAATTCAATATATGAAAATGAATAG